CATATTTTTAATATGATTGGCATAACCAAAAGCCTTCttataatcaatgaagcacaGGTTATCATCATTTTTGTAATTTTGGTTTTCTCAATTATGCAATGTCCACCAGCATTAATCTTATGTTCTTCACCTTTTGTAAAACTGACTTAAATATCTGGCACCTCTTTTTTCATGAAAGAGTATAATCTGTTTCAAATTATTCTAAAcattatttgatatattttgtGATATTCAAAATTATCTACaagacttgattttttttctttgttttcatatTGTTGCTGTTAATTTGTGTGTTGACACTTTGTTTAGACTTTACAAGATGGATACCAAAGAACAAGAACACTAAAAGAAACACCAGGATGATAATACTTTGTCCCTGAATATACTTATAGTGTCAGAAGGATACAATCCTAAACAGCCTGGTGAATTCAAATGGTGGGGAAACTTTCTGGGACTTGACTCATGTGGAAACTGGATAAGAAAGAGTAAATCTTATAGCCCTTTCCCCCCATACATTCCACCTTTTGGAATGCATATCACTGCAATGCAATGATTATCAAGAAGGaaattaatgtttatatttacattcattggagagGAAGAGATTACAAAAGAATTAGCAGTCACACATTGGGGATAAGCATGGAAAGCAATGTTTTAGCATtaattatgggcattatggagacccggctgggcacggagggggggtgccccttgttgaaatgtgtccaccgggtttctgagcatttcatcagccgagggcccaaggtaggggtaggggtgggggtggcggttgttattaaggagagtctagaaccgagggagaccactgttcctcagattgctggttgtgaatccctttttgtaaagtggggtcataggggtcagatgggcttgttggtcatgtatctggctccttgctgcgtgacaacagccctgcccgagctgctggagatgcttgccgggagggcggttgagacccccagacttatggtcatgggggactttaacttgccatcaaccggcatgtcatcgacagcagcttgggagttcatggcctccatgatggccttggacctgacacaagtagttgatggccctactcacattgggggaggcacactggatttgattttcatctctggacagtggttaaatgatctggatttaggagatttagtcaccaagcctttgtcatggtcagatcattctctcctccgtctggactttcggaccgccactcaacaccgcagggagacgggaccaatacgttggttccgtcccaggcacctgatggacctggagaggttcctgacggagcttgggccgttaccTGAGGGACTGGCCCatggcatggctgaagaactaatcgcggcttgggaacgggctgtggctggggctctagaccgtgtcgtgcctttgcggcctctgacccagcgtaggtctcaaccagctccttggttttccgaggagctgagggagatgaaacgccggagaagacgcctagagagttcctggagatccagccgttcggaggctgaccggacactagttaggtcatatagtaggacctatctagtggcaatgagggaagcgagacgtctccacgtctcctccctcattgcatcggcagataacgacccggccgccctgttttgggtgacctgctctctccttcaacaggaggtgcaggatgacccattacagggacgtgccgaggagattagtggttatctatacgataaaattttTCAGCTTcggtatggattggatcaaaattgggttgatccaggtgagaggtcagagacgcgtcttgttgagattatttgggatgaatttgaccctgtggctcctgaggacatggacaggttgttggggagattgaatgccaccacatgtttactggacccgtgcccctccttgctggtactggccacgcaggaggtgacacgaggctggctccaggggattaccaatgtttctttgttggaaggggtttttcctactgccttgaaagaggcagtggtgagacccctcctcaagaagccttccctggacccagctgttttaggaaattatcgtccggtctacaaccttcgcttcattccagtccggcttttggcccggctacagtacggagacggctttggtcgcattggttgatgatctctggagggccagggataggggtcactcctctgccctggtcctattagacctctcagcggcttttgataccatcgaccatggtatcctgctgcatcgGCTGGAgagtctgggagtgggaggcaccatttattggttgttctcctcctatctctctgaccggtcgcagacggtgttggcaggggggcagagatcgaccctgaggtgtctcacttgtggggtgccgcagggatctattctctcacctctcccgttcaacatctatatgaagctgctgggtgagatcatcagtggttttggggtgaggtaccaactgtacgctgatgacacgcagctgtacttttccaccccaggccaccccaatgaagccattgaagtactgtcccggtgtctggaagccgtaccagtctggatggggagaaacaggctcaagctcaatccctccaagatggagtggctgtggatgccggcatcccggtacagtcagctgcagctgcggctgactgttgggggcgagtcactggccccggtgGAAAggatgtgcaacttgggcgttctcctggatgggcggttgtcctttgaagatcacctgacaaccttctccaggagagcttttcatcaggttcgcctgattcgccagttgcgccccttcctcgaccgggatgccttatgcatggtcactcatgctctcgttacctctcgcttggattactgcaatgctctctacatggggctccccttgaagagcacccggaggctccagctggtccagaatgcagctgcacgggtgatagagggagccgctcgtggctcccatgtgacaccattcctgcgcagactgcactggctacctgtggtctttcgggtgcacttcaaggtgctagttactatctttaaagcgctccatggtccCAGGTTATATacaggaccacctactgctaccgaatgcctcttatcgacccgtgcgctctcacagagagggactcctcagggtgccatctgccaggcaatgttggctggcgacccccaggggaaggaccttctctgtgggggcccctaccctctggaatgaacttcccacaggacttcgccaactccctgaccttcgaaccttttgccgcgagctgaagacctatttgttcacttgcgcaagactggcataggattttagatttatatggtttttaatttttgattgggttttatgattttaaatttcttttaatcttggccaatttgaataagttttttaatagtattttatattgtatttatattattgtctattttatctggctgtgaaccgccctgagtccttcgggagaagggcggtataaaaatctaaataaataaataataaataaataaataaataaatagtttgccTAGCCTACTTACAACTCTGAGCCGAGAGCCACTTAGGAGACAAAAGAAAGCTTTTAATGTAAAAGTGATTAGGGTCTTATCAGTTTCAGGAAGCAGCACATACTAGTGGCAGTAGCAGCAATTAATTAAGATCACAGAGTCCAGCCTAAGAAGAGATAGTATGTTTAGCCAATCTTTCCACTCTATGTGTTTAGAGGGAGAAACAAAGGGGCCAGGCTTATTTTGTTGGCATTGTTATCCATCATTTTTGCTTTGTTTGCTAAACCATCATTCCCTCCCATCAGCTCAAATGTAATAATTTACCACTCTAATCTCTAAAAGTATCACTTGTCTTACATTTGCTATGTACAGAGGGAATCTTAGTTTTCATAGGAACACAAACATAacatacaaacaaaacaaaacaaattcttatctgttcatttttattatttttcttaattttcttaaagTTAGCCAATTTTAATTGATCTATTTTTAAACCTACTATCTTTCACCAGAATTTATATACAACTTTTCCTAGCTCTATAAGTCTAGATAAACGCTTAATTGGTAAACTTTACTAGTAAGAACTATATACTAGTTCTTAGTAATATAGTACACTGGTACAAGTTCTGCTGATAATGATTAGTACATATTCAATATCAAAGTGtaataagcaagaaaataattaatattttgcccaaaacagaagaaaagaagcaCCCATTACTGGAACATATCAGTATAATCAGATGTATTGCAATTGGGTTTATTGACCCAGCCTCTTTGCTGTGTTGCTCTACACTTCTAAGTAATGTTTCACTCTTGAGGCATTAGCATGAAGTCTGTTTCCCAAGACACTAGAAAAATTTCTCATTTATCTAATGTATAAACATAAAACGTGTATAAATAGTCATAGTATTGTGTAGATCATCTATAAACTATTGGTGGAAGAAGAACATTAGAAATAAACTGAGACGTAAAGACCAAACATAGTAAATTAATAATAGGTACCAGtatgaattataataataatgaattactGGCTATTTAggtatttgctttgcttttctgttttgttGACGGGGTTAATATTTAGCATTGTTTATTTTCCATCTTGTAGAATCCAAAGTACAATtgtgtctttttaaaatatagattacatttattttaaagtaaGCATTTTTTTGCTATTTAGCAATATCCCTCATTCTAACTGTTGAGTAGTTAAAAGATATTAAATGCTACAATGGTAATAATATTGAAACAAATGGTGGTAGATACTTTTTCTGAATTACAGACAAGTAAAGCATGTTAGAGCATCCTTGCAGATTGTGCGGGATTTAGAGTACGTAATTATCCTGTTATTATCAGGTTGGGAAATGTTAATCTATATGTTTGTTCACTAATGCACTGCAACCTTAGCAATCTGGATATTTTCAGTTGTTTTGGATacatagatacagatacagacacAGACTGTCAAACTTTCAATTCAGAAATAAGCAATCTTggggtgtttgggctctttgttagTTAATGTGAGCAAAGGTGAAAGGTCATCCTTAGGTCATCCTAAACAAGTAGGTGACATCAGAATGAATATCAAGGTGAAGAGTTCTGCAGATGCCATGCTGTCACATGACTATAGttacaaagatcagaatagtgCAGGAAATTGaatatttcaatttttcttaTTTCAGTTCAGTTATTTTATTACTTTCCGATTTTAATACTAATAAGACAATAGTTATAAATCAAGTGAATTTTTAGTTTCAAAGACTTAttaatgctttttatttattcaaagatGAATATATAATGGAAGGCAACTTGATATTAAAGCACAAATGTACAAATTGAGCATTAAAATTTATGAATGGCAGGAGAAATAGTTATTTTTCAAAATTGCCCCAACTGTACTTTTgattattttctcttctttcttttcaggtGGCAAATTCATCTTAGTAATGAGTAAGAAATTCTTGGTGGGTAACCAGACATCTGTGACTACATTCTTGCTTCTGGAATTCTCAGTCATTCGGGAACTACAAATTCTacattgttttctatttctagccCTCTACTTGACAACTGCAACAGCAAATCTTCTGATCATCTTAGCTGTGACTTTTGACCATCATTTGCACAGTCCAATGTACTTTTTTCTGATGAACTTGGCCATGCTTGATCTTGCTTCTGTTTCAGTCATTATGCCTAAATCCATAGCAAATACTCTCATGAACACCAGATATATTTCTTATTCTGGTTGCATTTCTCAAGCtctcttgtttgtttcatttttgaCATCTGATTTCTTTCTTCTCACAGTCATGGCATATGACCGATATGTTGCTATTTGTAATCCCTTGCAGTATGAAATGGTGATGAATAGGAGAACATGTGCTCAGATTATTGCTACTGTATGGTTCAGTGGTTTTTTCTTTGGAATCCTGCATACAATTGGCACATTTACAATTCCCTTTTGCTCTGATGTTGTTGACCAGTTCTTCTGTGAGATCCCACAATTATTAAAGCTCACTTGCTCAGATTTCAATCAAGGTGAAGTTGGAATTCTTGCCTTCAGTATTATTGGAGTGTTAGGTTTATTTATCTTCATTTTCGTAAGTTACATAAAGATCCTGAGTGCAGTGTTCAGAATACCATCTACACAAGGAAGAcaaaaggccttatccacttgtCTTCCCCACCTCATTGTTGTTTCTGTATTAATGTTTACAGGAACACTCACATACATGAAGCTTCCCTCAAATTCCCCATCTAATCTAGATATAATGCTGACCATTGCATATTCCCTTGTCCCACCCATTCTAAATCCACTGGTTTACAGCATGAGAAACAAAGACATAAAGACAGCCCTGTTCAAACTATTAGATCCAAAATTTGGTTCTAAGCATTCTTTCCCTACTTCTGCTTTTAATGGATTTGGGACCTAGTTTAATTGATTTCCAGTGGGTAGagaaaaatgtatttcaaattCTGACTTACTTTTTCCATAATATAAGACTTTTTATCCATTTTAATCTTTAAGTTTATAAACTTTCAATTGTAATTGTGAAAACCATTAACAAGTATATCCTGctattaattgttataattgttcTGATTTTAAATTTGTCTTGATAATTTCCAATAGGTCCCAGTACATCAGTTTATCCTTATctgacatttttcttttaataatataCTCCTGAATCGCGATCcttaaataaatttttgacagaaTCTGGGTTTATGTTTATTCCATAATATCAATatgtaataaaatgatttttaaagtcCACATTAACTTTAATTTTATCATAGTGTAAATATCCATGTCATTCAAGCCTGGTTTCTGGATCTGTAGTTAGATGCCTCTGTGAGTGGCAGAAACAGTATAGCAGTGAACTTGCCAGTCAGTAGTTTGTTCTGCTGATAGAAAATTTCTACAAATGAAGGAGAAATTGGGGTTATCTATTTGTGGTCTGGAAGAGCTGCTCCCTGCAAAAATTCCTGCAGGAATTTTAGTTTCTTGTGGTTGATTATGAGGAGCTTGATAGTCAAGGGTTTAAAAGGTGATCTAAATTGCTATGCAGCTTTTTAAAGACATTTGGCTGACcataaaaaatcattttatgaTTCAATTGCTTTATTATTTAAGGAAATAGTCCAAACCACcccaaaggttaaaaaaaatctcagtgagcatttgtttttgaatttaagaagagagggaaatatctttaaaatattttgaaggcAAATAGCTTGATAAGATTATGatattggaaatttttaaatgggaaaatataactttttttaaaaaaactggattctttttctttgatGAAAGAGTATTTAAAAATAGTAAATTTAATTAGAGTAAAAGATCAGAACTCTTTGTGAATTagaagataaaaaataataataaacaggtaGACTGTTTGTGACTAAAGAAAGCTAAGTGAGACTAAAAGGCTCAAAatagataaaagtaaaaaaaaaaaatgaagcaagaaAATAACTGACAAACTTTCACTTTTTCACCAGGCAACCACAAGAAAAGTAATAAACCTGGCGAATACAAAGTTTTACTAGAACTAATTTTCTGATaatggcatttttaaaagatgtattGCAGATATTActtgaagaatttgctttaaaaatgtctgcaatagttaaaaaaagaaatggaagaaggaTTTGTAGGgatgaaaaaatatatagaagaacAAGTGAAGAAAAATGAAGGTTCTGTAGGGCAATTGGCTgcagatttaaaataaattacaaagtgaaaaatttggaaaataagtcaGAGGTTATAAATAGAGAGAtggaaaagggcttatttttttCCTGGCAAACAGCTGGAAGGGATGATTTTTACTTTTAGACAATAGAAATTTAGGTTAAATTCTGTATAGAAGCCAagcccaattcaaggtgttggttatcatctttaaagctccCCTTGGATTGGACTAGGATAATTGAGGGGCCATCAGCAGCCATCATCCTAATTACATAACCCATGCCATCCAGTTAAGTAGAGACAACATGCTGTGAATCACATTAGTCAAAGAATTTTGGTGGGATCGAGAAGGACATCCTTTTCTGCTGTTGTCCCCAccttttgtctatggagattctcagtcatccaggtcatagttgtcccaaatgtgcttttttcaagaggcaactgaactttctgttttttctttgaagacttttcatctTATCTATTGCCAATCTACTATACaggcctttcaacagttccaagaaggctccacacccatttgcaccactgaggtgaccctgatgacacagataacccaccaggtgaccttaacaaccctctaaaagaatgcaaatgtccatctgtctgcaaggagtataaatccttccatttccaccatccagtcagagatgaagaagcttcttggataagaagtgaaatgtcttcaaaggaaaaaccagaaagtcaagttgcctcttgaaaaaagcac
Above is a window of Ahaetulla prasina isolate Xishuangbanna chromosome 4, ASM2864084v1, whole genome shotgun sequence DNA encoding:
- the LOC131198168 gene encoding olfactory receptor 14A16-like gives rise to the protein MYFFLMNLAMLDLASVSVIMPKSIANTLMNTRYISYSGCISQALLFVSFLTSDFFLLTVMAYDRYVAICNPLQYEMVMNRRTCAQIIATVWFSGFFFGILHTIGTFTIPFCSDVVDQFFCEIPQLLKLTCSDFNQGEVGILAFSIIGVLGLFIFIFVSYIKILSAVFRIPSTQGRQKALSTCLPHLIVVSVLMFTGTLTYMKLPSNSPSNLDIMLTIAYSLVPPILNPLVYSMRNKDIKTALFKLLDPKFGSKHSFPTSAFNGFGT